One Microtus pennsylvanicus isolate mMicPen1 chromosome 3, mMicPen1.hap1, whole genome shotgun sequence DNA window includes the following coding sequences:
- the Tmem205 gene encoding transmembrane protein 205 — MEEGEDPGSLIKVVHLLVLSGAWGMQMWVTFASGFLLFRSLPRHTFGLVQSKLFPVYFHVSLGCAFINLCILAPQRAWIHLSFWEASQLALLLLSLTLATINARWLEARTTAVMWALQTVEKDRGLGTEVPGSHQGPDPYRQLREKDPKYNALRQKFFHYHGLSSLCNLGCLLSNGLCLAGLALGLQRL, encoded by the exons AtggaggaaggtgaggatccaggAAGCCTGATTAAAGTGGTCCACTTGCTGGTCTTGTCTGGTGCCTGGGGCATGCAGATGTGGGTGACCTTTGCCTCAG GCTTCCTACTTTTCCGGAGTCTTCCTCGGCATACCTTCGGGCTAGTGCAGAGCAAGCTCTTCCCAGTCTACTTTCACGTCTCCTTGGGCTGTGCCTTCATCAACCTTTGCATCTTGGCTCCACAGCGAGCCTGGATCCACCTCTCATTCTGGGAAGCCAGTCAG CTCGCTCTACTGCTCCTGAGCCTCACACTGGCCACTATCAATGCACGCTGGCTGGAGGCCCGCACCACGGCTGTCATGTGGGCCCTACAGACTGTGGAGAAAGATCGAGGCCTGGGGACAGAGGTGCCAGGCAGCCACCAGGGCCCTGACCCCTACCGCCAGCTGAGGGAGAAGGACCCCAAGTACAATGCTCTTCGCCAGAAATTCTTCCACTACCACGgtttgtcttccctctgcaaccTGGGCTGCCTGTTGAGTAATGGGCTCTGCCTTGCTGGCCTCGCTCTGGGGCTCCAGAGACTTTAA
- the Rab3d gene encoding ras-related protein Rab-3D, giving the protein MASASEPPASPRDAADQNFDYMFKLLLIGNSSVGKTSFLFRYADDSFTPAFVSTVGIDFKVKTVYRHDKRIKLQIWDTAGQERYRTITTAYYRGAMGFLLMYDIANQESFTAVQDWATQIKTYSWDNAQVILVGNKCDLEDERVVPAEDGRRLADDLGFEFFEASAKENVNVKQVFERLVDIICEKMNESLEPSSSPGSNGKGPALGDAPPPQPSSCGC; this is encoded by the exons ATGGCCTCCGCTAGTGAGCCTCCTGCCAGCCCAAGGGATGCAGCCGACCAGAACTTTGACTACATGTTCAAATTGCTCTTGATCGGGAATAGCAGTGTGGGCAAGACCTCCTTCCTGTTCCGCTATGCGGACGACTCCTTCACCCCTGCCTTCGTGAGCACCGTGGGCATCGACTTCAAGGTCAAGACAGTCTACCGACACGACAAGAGGATCAAGCTGCAGATCTGG GACACAGCAGGCCAGGAGCGCTACCGGACCATCACCACGGCCTACTACCGTGGAGCCATGGGCTTCCTGCTCATGTATGACATTGCCAACCAAGAGTCCTTCACCGCTGTGCAGGACTG GGCCACACAGATCAAGACCTACTCCTGGGATAATGCCCAGGTGATCCTTGTGGGGAACAAGTGTGACCTGGAGGATGAACGGGTCGTACCTGCCGAGGATGGCCGAAGGCTCGCTGATGATCTTG GTTTTGAGTTCTTTGAGGCCAGCGCCAAGGAGAATGTCAATGTGAAGCAGGTGTTTGAGCGCCTTGTGGACATCATCTGTGAGAAGATGAATGAGTCCCTGGAACCGAGCTCTAGCCCAGGCAGCAACGGAAAAGGCCCGGCCCTCGGGGATGCCCCGCCCCCCCAGCCTAGCAGCTGTGGCTGTTAA